The Seleniivibrio woodruffii genome window below encodes:
- the guaA gene encoding glutamine-hydrolyzing GMP synthase translates to MDIHSQKVLILDFGSQYTQLIARRVREANVYCEIFPCNADFEKIRNFGAKGIILSGGPASVYDEDAPTVSREIYDLGAPVLGICYGHQLTGEYFGGKVAAADHREYGRAELFIGKKDPFFEGIDTESFTVWMSHGDRLEKMPEGFDVIAYTKNAPVAAMKHHTRPIYTIQFHPEVAHTDNGAAILKNFVVGICGCQQIWTPANFVEAEIERIRELVGDKRVLCGLSGGVDSSVAAVLIHRAIGDRLTCVFVDNGLLRKDEGKQVEEAFRNHFHMNLIAVNAEDRFLEALKGVSDPEKKRKAIGNLFVRIFEEESKKLGDFDFLAQGTLYPDVIESVSFRGPSVTIKTHHNVGGLPEDMKFKLLEPLRELFKDEVRAVGAALGIPDNFIWRHPFPGPGLGVRVLGEVTKERCDVLREADAIYMEELHKAGLYRRIWQAFTVLLPVNTVGVMGDNRTYENAVAIRAVESTDGMTADWAHIPYEVLGRISNRIINEVRGINRVAYDISSKPPATIEWE, encoded by the coding sequence TTGGACATACACAGCCAGAAGGTATTGATACTTGATTTCGGCTCACAGTACACCCAGCTCATCGCAAGGCGTGTGCGTGAGGCGAACGTTTACTGCGAAATCTTTCCCTGCAACGCCGATTTCGAAAAGATTAGAAATTTCGGCGCAAAGGGTATAATTCTGTCGGGCGGCCCCGCATCTGTTTATGATGAGGATGCTCCCACAGTTTCCAGAGAGATATATGACCTCGGAGCACCTGTTCTGGGCATCTGCTACGGACACCAGCTCACAGGTGAATACTTCGGCGGAAAGGTTGCCGCCGCAGACCACAGGGAATACGGCAGAGCCGAGCTTTTCATCGGCAAAAAAGATCCCTTCTTTGAGGGAATAGACACGGAATCCTTCACAGTCTGGATGAGCCACGGCGACAGACTGGAGAAGATGCCCGAAGGGTTCGATGTGATAGCCTACACCAAAAACGCACCTGTTGCGGCGATGAAGCATCACACAAGACCCATATACACCATCCAGTTCCACCCCGAAGTGGCACACACCGACAACGGTGCGGCTATCCTTAAAAACTTCGTTGTGGGGATCTGCGGATGCCAGCAGATATGGACGCCTGCAAACTTTGTTGAGGCTGAAATTGAGCGTATCCGTGAGCTTGTGGGAGACAAAAGAGTGCTTTGCGGTCTTTCCGGCGGCGTGGATTCATCCGTTGCGGCGGTGCTTATTCACAGAGCCATCGGCGACAGGCTGACATGCGTTTTCGTGGACAACGGACTTCTGCGCAAGGACGAGGGAAAGCAGGTTGAGGAGGCATTCCGCAACCACTTCCACATGAACCTTATCGCCGTGAACGCCGAGGACAGATTCCTTGAGGCTCTGAAAGGCGTTTCCGATCCTGAGAAAAAGAGAAAGGCCATAGGAAACCTGTTCGTAAGAATATTTGAAGAGGAGTCCAAAAAACTGGGCGACTTCGATTTCCTCGCACAGGGGACACTCTATCCCGATGTTATCGAATCCGTATCATTCCGTGGGCCCTCTGTCACCATAAAGACACACCACAACGTCGGCGGTCTGCCCGAGGACATGAAGTTCAAACTTCTTGAGCCTCTGCGTGAACTGTTCAAGGACGAGGTTCGTGCTGTCGGTGCGGCGTTGGGCATTCCGGATAACTTCATCTGGAGACACCCCTTCCCCGGCCCCGGTCTGGGCGTGCGTGTGCTCGGCGAGGTAACTAAAGAGAGATGCGACGTTCTGCGTGAAGCGGACGCAATATACATGGAAGAACTGCATAAGGCAGGGCTTTACAGAAGGATATGGCAGGCTTTCACAGTTCTGCTCCCCGTAAACACCGTCGGTGTCATGGGTGACAACAGAACATATGAGAACGCAGTGGCAATCCGTGCGGTGGAATCAACCGACGGCATGACCGCCGACTGGGCGCACATCCCTTATGAGGTGCTGGGCAGGATATCCAACAGGATAATCAACGAGGTCAGAGGCATCAACCGTGTGGCCTACGACATAAGCTCAAAGCCGCCGGCAACCATCGAGTGGGAGTAA